A genomic window from Neoarius graeffei isolate fNeoGra1 chromosome 5, fNeoGra1.pri, whole genome shotgun sequence includes:
- the LOC132886220 gene encoding uncharacterized protein LOC132886220, protein MYHVVEFMDTCEVEVVPANWLSGNKCFWPPKSYEHAMTKLPDATEMSDLQTEEEDASCKRIDTDEEAPACSPAARKKSCTQLVNAPQITAPEAIFGENLASSSAVTTHWSPEAPTCSPPARKKPRTQLVNAPHIKAPEALLGENLPSSSITTPWSSVVPTPPWNPPRRPSDSTADLHLDHSMTPEHGRVSVEAVPTSLLREILIQLTTIREQQMFILVELQSHSTGRPISEALPDASHCRLPLSFQEDLQNLEVLLKNPEEKRNLTVHLGIVGGLTVKETVWRIMKRTVTTSLAKGLSWSGVNGKPAFKNLALKLVLDAVRRNVLTRCFRQTN, encoded by the exons ATGTATCACGTGGTGGAGTTCATGGACACTTGTGAGGTTGAGGTGGTGCCAGCCAACTGGCTCAGCGGGAACAAGTGTTTCTGGCCTCCAA AATCATATGAACATGCCATGACCAAGCTTCCAGATGCCACTGAAATGTCAGATCTTCAGACTGAAGAGGAGGATGCAA GCTGCAAAAGAATCGACACTGATGAAGAAGCTCCTGCATGTAGTCCAGCAGCCCGCAAGAAGTCCTGCACACAGCTTGTGAATGCTCCACAGATCACAGCCCCTGAAG CCATATTTGGAGAAAATTTGGCATCTTCCTCAGCAGTCACCACGCATTGGTCCCCTGAAGCTCCTACATGTTCTCCACCAGCCCGCAAGAAGCCCCGCACACAGCTTGTGAATGCTCCCCACATCAAAGCCCCTGAAG CCCTATTAGGAGAAAATTTGCCATCTTCCTCTATCACCACACCTTGGTCCTCTGTGGTCCCCACACCACCTTGGAATCCGCCTCGGAGGCCCTCAGATTCCACTGCAGACCTT CATTTGGATCACTCCATGACACCAGAACATGGCCGGGTTTCTGTAGAGGCTGTGCCTACGT CCCTTCTGAGGGAGATTCTTATCCAGTTGACTACTATCCGGGAGCAACAAATGTTCATTTTGGTTGAACTCCAGTCACACTCCACTGGTCGTCCAATTTCTGAAGCTCTGCCTGATGCGTCACACTGTCGACTGCCACTTTCTTTCCAGGAAGACCTTCAGAATCTGGAGGTCCTCTTGAAGAACCCCGAAGAGAAAAGAAATTTG ACAGTACATCTGGGAATTGTGGGGGGATTGACTGTGAAGGAGACTGTTTGGCGCATAATGAAGAGGACAGTAACCACATCTCTGGCGAAAGGACTGAGCTGGAGTGGCGTGAATGGCAAGCCAGCATTCAAAAACTTGGCTTTGAAGCTTGTTCTGG